From a region of the Halomonas sp. HL-93 genome:
- the ureA gene encoding urease subunit gamma codes for MELTPRDKDKLLLFSAAQLAERRKARGLKLNYPEAVALISFEIMEGARDGRSVADLMSFGREILSRDDVMEGVAEMVDEVQVEATFPDGTKLVTVHTPIN; via the coding sequence ATGGAATTAACCCCAAGAGACAAAGACAAGCTGCTGCTGTTTTCCGCGGCACAGTTGGCCGAGCGCCGTAAAGCACGCGGCCTTAAGCTCAACTACCCGGAAGCCGTGGCGCTGATCAGCTTCGAGATCATGGAGGGGGCTCGCGATGGCCGCAGCGTGGCCGATTTGATGAGCTTTGGCCGCGAGATCCTCAGCCGCGATGACGTGATGGAGGGGGTGGCCGAGATGGTCGACGAGGTGCAGGTGGAGGCCACTTTCCCCGACGGCACCAAGCTGGTCACTGTCCATACCCCGATCAACTAG
- a CDS encoding urease subunit beta codes for MIPGEYQLRDGDIELCKGRERISVEVANTGDRPIQIGSHYHFAEANPALVFDRDKTRGYRLDVAAGTAIRFEPGQTREVTLIPYVGKREIYGFRGDVMGALEGGKQ; via the coding sequence ATGATTCCCGGTGAGTATCAGTTAAGAGACGGCGATATCGAGCTTTGCAAAGGGCGTGAGCGAATTAGCGTCGAAGTGGCCAATACCGGCGACCGACCCATTCAGATCGGGTCCCACTACCACTTTGCCGAAGCCAACCCGGCGCTGGTGTTCGATCGTGACAAGACGCGTGGCTACCGGCTGGACGTGGCGGCGGGCACGGCGATTCGCTTCGAGCCCGGCCAGACCCGCGAAGTCACCTTGATTCCCTATGTCGGCAAGCGGGAAATTTACGGTTTCCGCGGCGATGTGATGGGCGCGCTGGAGGGAGGTAAACAATGA
- the urtC gene encoding urea ABC transporter permease subunit UrtC, which yields MWLTRPFNERSTQIFLLILTVAVIAVTVLHLAVPAGHPLYVSGYTVGLLGKYLTYALLAVAVDLVWGYLGILSLGHGAFFAIGGYAMGMYLMRQIGDRGTYGDPVLPDFMVFLNWDSLPWYWLGFDMAWFAFAMVLLAPGALALVFGWLAFRSRVTGVYLSIITQAMTFALMLAFFRNEMGFGGNNGLTDFRELLGFDLRSGATRLGLFIASGVALALGYLICRSIVSSKLGRVCVATRDAEARTRFLGYRVERFQLFVFVVSAMLAGVAGALYVPQVGIINPSEFDPLFSIEIVLWVALGGRASLYGAVIGAVLVNYAKTVFTGVMPDAWLFALGGLFVFVTVFLPKGVAGVLGNAKRRQNDEPTDTSTPDKEATA from the coding sequence ATGTGGCTAACACGACCCTTCAACGAACGCTCGACGCAAATATTCTTGCTGATTCTCACAGTGGCGGTCATCGCCGTGACGGTGCTGCACCTGGCAGTACCTGCAGGGCATCCGCTGTATGTGTCAGGCTATACCGTAGGGCTACTGGGCAAGTATTTAACCTACGCCCTGCTGGCCGTCGCGGTGGATCTGGTATGGGGCTATCTGGGGATTTTGAGCCTCGGCCACGGCGCCTTTTTTGCCATCGGTGGCTATGCCATGGGCATGTACCTGATGCGCCAGATTGGTGATCGTGGTACCTACGGCGACCCTGTTCTGCCCGACTTTATGGTGTTCCTGAACTGGGACAGCCTGCCCTGGTACTGGCTCGGGTTCGATATGGCCTGGTTTGCCTTTGCCATGGTGCTGCTGGCGCCCGGCGCGCTGGCGCTGGTGTTCGGCTGGCTGGCCTTTCGCTCGCGGGTGACCGGGGTGTATCTGTCGATCATTACCCAGGCCATGACCTTTGCACTGATGTTGGCGTTTTTCCGTAACGAAATGGGCTTTGGCGGTAATAACGGTCTGACCGATTTCCGTGAATTGCTGGGCTTTGACCTGCGCAGCGGGGCCACCAGGTTAGGTTTGTTTATTGCCTCTGGGGTGGCGCTGGCGCTGGGCTATTTGATATGCCGGTCGATTGTAAGCAGCAAGCTCGGCCGTGTGTGCGTGGCCACCCGAGATGCCGAGGCACGCACGCGGTTTCTTGGCTACCGCGTTGAGCGTTTTCAGCTATTTGTGTTTGTCGTTTCCGCCATGCTGGCTGGTGTGGCGGGTGCGCTCTACGTGCCGCAAGTGGGGATCATCAACCCCAGCGAGTTTGATCCGCTATTTTCCATCGAAATTGTGCTGTGGGTCGCACTGGGCGGTCGCGCATCGCTTTACGGCGCGGTGATCGGTGCGGTGCTGGTGAACTATGCCAAAACCGTATTTACTGGCGTGATGCCCGATGCCTGGTTATTTGCGCTGGGTGGGCTATTCGTGTTCGTCACGGTGTTCTTGCCCAAAGGCGTCGCGGGGGTGCTGGGCAATGCCAAGCGCCGGCAAAACGATGAGCCAACCGACACATCGACTCCGGATAAGGAGGCAACGGCATGA
- the urtD gene encoding urea ABC transporter ATP-binding protein UrtD, whose protein sequence is MSFFQALTERDRVFDFMTPQASTVDVRHGPILYMEDVTVSFDGFKAINNLNLTIDDGELRCIIGPNGAGKTTMMDIITGKTRPNEGSVWFGSRHNLLHMNEPEIASLGIGRKFQKPTVFEALTVFENLELAMAADKRILPTLTARMTGDIKDRIEEVLGTIGLTALRHRPAGILSHGQKQWLEIGMLLMQRPRLLLVDEPVAGMTEQEMERTAELLTGLAGQQSVVVVEHDMGFVRSIARQVTVLHQGSVLAEGTMDEVSSDPSVVEVYLGADDEEAA, encoded by the coding sequence ATGAGTTTTTTCCAAGCGCTCACCGAACGCGATCGGGTGTTCGATTTCATGACGCCCCAGGCCTCAACGGTCGACGTGCGCCACGGGCCGATTCTCTACATGGAGGATGTCACCGTCAGCTTTGATGGCTTTAAAGCGATCAACAACCTGAACCTGACCATCGACGACGGCGAACTGCGCTGCATCATCGGCCCCAACGGCGCCGGTAAAACCACCATGATGGACATCATCACCGGCAAAACCCGGCCCAATGAAGGCAGCGTGTGGTTTGGTAGTCGCCATAACCTGCTGCATATGAATGAACCCGAGATTGCCAGCCTGGGCATTGGGCGTAAGTTTCAGAAGCCCACGGTATTCGAGGCGCTGACGGTATTTGAAAACCTGGAACTGGCCATGGCCGCCGACAAGCGTATTCTCCCCACGCTGACCGCGCGCATGACCGGCGACATTAAAGACCGCATCGAAGAAGTCCTTGGTACCATCGGGCTCACCGCGCTGCGCCATCGCCCGGCGGGCATTCTTTCCCACGGGCAGAAACAGTGGCTGGAAATTGGCATGCTGCTGATGCAGCGCCCGCGCCTCTTGCTGGTGGACGAACCCGTCGCCGGGATGACCGAGCAGGAGATGGAGCGCACCGCTGAGCTGCTCACCGGTTTGGCAGGCCAGCAGTCGGTGGTGGTGGTCGAGCATGACATGGGCTTTGTGCGCTCGATTGCCCGCCAGGTGACCGTGCTGCACCAGGGCAGCGTGCTGGCGGAAGGCACCATGGATGAGGTCTCGAGTGACCCAAGCGTCGTCGAGGTTTATCTGGGTGCCGATGACGAGGAGGCCGCCTGA
- the urtE gene encoding urea ABC transporter ATP-binding subunit UrtE, translating to MLAIEKLNQFYGESHTLWDLDIDVPAGQCTCVMGRNGVGKTTLLKAVMGEVAVKSGALRFTRVDKDEIELTQKAVEERSRLGIGYVPQGRQIFPLLTVEDNLRTGLAARSDGLKKIPERVYELFPVLKEMKNRRGGDLSGGQQQQLAIGRALVIEPKLLILDEPGEGIQPNIVAQIGQVIRQLINEDGLTVLLVEQKLPFARKYADRFVIMDRGRPVAKGDISELSDELIQQHLTV from the coding sequence ATGCTGGCAATCGAAAAGCTCAATCAGTTTTACGGTGAAAGCCACACCCTGTGGGATTTGGATATTGACGTGCCTGCCGGGCAGTGCACTTGCGTGATGGGTCGCAATGGCGTGGGTAAAACGACGCTGCTCAAAGCCGTTATGGGCGAGGTCGCGGTGAAAAGCGGTGCGTTGCGCTTTACCCGCGTCGACAAGGACGAGATCGAACTGACTCAAAAAGCCGTTGAAGAACGCTCACGGCTGGGTATTGGCTATGTGCCCCAAGGGCGTCAGATATTTCCGCTGCTAACGGTGGAAGACAACCTGCGCACGGGCTTGGCGGCCCGCAGTGACGGGCTGAAAAAAATCCCTGAGCGCGTCTATGAGCTGTTCCCGGTGCTTAAAGAGATGAAAAACCGCCGCGGTGGCGATCTTTCCGGGGGGCAACAGCAGCAGCTAGCGATTGGAAGGGCGCTGGTGATTGAGCCCAAGTTGCTGATTCTGGATGAGCCTGGCGAGGGCATCCAGCCCAATATCGTCGCCCAAATCGGCCAGGTGATCCGCCAGCTGATCAACGAAGACGGGTTGACGGTATTATTGGTTGAGCAGAAGCTGCCCTTTGCGCGCAAGTACGCTGACCGTTTCGTGATTATGGATCGCGGGCGGCCGGTGGCGAAAGGCGACATCAGCGAGCTTTCCGATGAACTGATCCAACAACATTTGACGGTATGA
- the urtB gene encoding urea ABC transporter permease subunit UrtB, whose protein sequence is MTRIVTCLFISLLAWLPMTVQAQEDDGQALLEALDTRSFDDKSEAITAIIESEHERADEWLQALLDSDLQRLKDDGRFVIAVDSAGLDVSIEDALTGESMDDVTRRDLDRLTINNALRSQLRSAISLVELYAGDRDARLDAAEGLIGDVEEDQVEPLTNRLDEEPSAAVRDRLNQALAVYRLNQGDVEAVEVLSGSLNSNIRVALNRAAQSDDPLVVDAATAALADIEQNLKISRAAETLYFGLSMGSVLVLAAIGLAITFGVMGVINMAHGELIMLGAYTTWAMQQLLPGQPGLALILAIPAGFMVSALVGVAIERGVIQFLKGRPLETLLATFGVSLILQQLVRTVISPQNRTVITPEWMSGSLVVNDALSLTLNRMYVIGFALVVFAGLILIMRRTRLGLEVRAVTQNRNMARSMGIRATRVDIMTFALGSGVAGLAGVALSQLTNVGPNLGQSYIIDSFMVVVFGGVGNLWGTLVAGMSLGVINQVLEPWAGAVLAKIIVLVFIILFIQKRPRGLFPQKGRAAEG, encoded by the coding sequence ATGACAAGGATCGTCACCTGTCTCTTCATCAGCCTACTGGCCTGGCTACCCATGACGGTTCAGGCGCAGGAAGACGATGGTCAAGCCCTGCTGGAGGCGTTGGATACGCGCTCATTTGACGATAAATCAGAAGCTATTACCGCCATTATCGAAAGCGAGCACGAGCGTGCCGACGAGTGGCTGCAGGCGCTTCTGGACAGCGATTTACAGCGCCTGAAAGACGACGGCCGCTTCGTGATCGCAGTTGACAGTGCGGGGCTGGATGTCTCGATAGAAGACGCCTTAACCGGCGAGTCGATGGACGATGTGACCCGCCGCGACCTGGACCGCCTGACCATCAACAATGCGCTGCGAAGCCAGTTGCGCTCGGCGATTTCGCTGGTGGAGTTGTACGCTGGTGACCGCGACGCCCGCCTGGATGCGGCGGAGGGGCTGATTGGCGACGTCGAAGAAGATCAGGTTGAGCCGCTCACCAACCGGCTGGACGAAGAGCCTTCGGCGGCGGTACGCGACCGGTTGAATCAAGCCTTGGCGGTCTATCGCCTGAATCAGGGCGACGTCGAGGCAGTAGAGGTGCTGTCGGGCAGCCTGAATAGCAACATCCGGGTGGCGCTGAATCGCGCCGCCCAATCGGATGATCCGCTGGTGGTCGATGCGGCCACCGCCGCGCTGGCCGATATCGAGCAAAATCTCAAGATCAGTCGCGCTGCCGAAACGCTTTACTTCGGGCTCTCCATGGGGTCGGTGTTGGTGCTGGCAGCCATTGGCCTGGCAATTACCTTTGGCGTGATGGGTGTGATCAATATGGCCCATGGCGAGCTGATCATGCTGGGTGCCTATACCACCTGGGCCATGCAGCAGTTGCTACCCGGCCAACCGGGGCTAGCGCTGATACTGGCCATTCCGGCCGGCTTTATGGTGTCCGCGCTGGTGGGTGTGGCGATAGAGCGCGGCGTTATTCAGTTTCTCAAGGGCCGCCCGCTGGAGACGCTGTTGGCGACATTCGGTGTCAGCCTGATTCTCCAGCAACTGGTGCGTACGGTGATCTCGCCACAAAATCGTACCGTTATCACGCCTGAGTGGATGAGCGGTTCGCTGGTGGTTAACGATGCCCTGTCGCTCACGCTTAATCGAATGTATGTGATTGGTTTTGCGCTGGTGGTATTTGCCGGGTTGATATTGATTATGCGCCGCACCCGGCTGGGGCTTGAGGTGCGCGCGGTCACCCAGAACCGCAACATGGCCCGCTCCATGGGCATCCGCGCCACCCGGGTCGATATCATGACGTTTGCGCTGGGCTCGGGCGTCGCCGGGCTTGCCGGTGTTGCACTCTCGCAGCTCACCAATGTTGGCCCCAATTTGGGACAAAGCTACATCATCGATTCCTTCATGGTGGTGGTATTTGGCGGCGTGGGTAACCTGTGGGGCACGCTGGTGGCGGGCATGTCGCTGGGCGTGATCAACCAGGTGCTGGAACCCTGGGCCGGGGCTGTGCTTGCCAAAATTATCGTGCTGGTGTTCATCATTCTGTTTATTCAAAAGCGCCCCCGCGGACTCTTTCCGCAGAAGGGCCGGGCGGCGGAGGGCTAA
- a CDS encoding urease accessory protein UreD yields the protein MTALTPLSTSTSSPDATASGHRFDQGRHWAASLALRFAPRSGATRLLHARHQGPLRVQRPFYPEGSDGACHVYLLHPPGGLVSGDALTINAHVENGAHALLTTPAANKLYKADSQGVAWTQHTRLSVEDGAVLEWLPQETIAFDGSRGEQRTQIELQGNARCLGWEVMALGRPASDLPYLSGRIEQHFRLTLDGKPLWLERQPLDPLHPRFAGRWGQGGATVQATLWAVGIDDPAEAIEALRETLPDNPRWAVTVRQGVLLLRYLGQSRNEAWALCEQAWQILRPRWIERESHTPRIWLT from the coding sequence ATGACCGCACTGACCCCGTTATCCACCTCGACCTCATCGCCTGACGCCACGGCATCGGGCCACCGCTTCGATCAAGGCCGCCACTGGGCGGCCTCGCTGGCGTTACGCTTTGCGCCCCGCAGCGGCGCGACGCGCCTGCTCCACGCCCGCCACCAGGGGCCGCTTCGGGTTCAGCGTCCGTTTTACCCAGAGGGCAGTGATGGTGCCTGTCACGTTTACCTGTTGCACCCGCCTGGCGGGCTGGTGAGTGGCGATGCGCTGACTATTAACGCCCATGTGGAAAACGGCGCTCACGCGTTACTCACGACGCCCGCGGCTAATAAGCTTTATAAAGCCGACAGCCAAGGCGTGGCCTGGACACAGCACACGCGGCTAAGCGTTGAGGATGGCGCCGTCCTTGAGTGGCTACCCCAGGAAACCATTGCCTTTGATGGCTCCCGGGGCGAGCAGCGCACCCAGATCGAGCTTCAGGGAAACGCCCGCTGCTTAGGCTGGGAGGTGATGGCGCTGGGCCGTCCGGCGAGTGACTTGCCGTATCTTAGCGGGCGCATCGAGCAGCACTTTCGTTTGACCCTGGATGGCAAGCCGCTATGGCTGGAGCGCCAGCCGTTGGACCCATTGCACCCGCGGTTTGCCGGGCGCTGGGGTCAAGGCGGCGCCACCGTTCAGGCCACACTCTGGGCGGTGGGTATTGACGACCCCGCCGAGGCGATAGAGGCGCTGCGTGAAACGCTGCCCGACAACCCGCGCTGGGCGGTGACCGTGCGCCAAGGTGTTCTGCTGCTGCGCTACCTGGGCCAATCGCGCAATGAAGCCTGGGCGCTGTGCGAGCAGGCCTGGCAAATTTTGCGCCCCCGTTGGATAGAACGTGAGTCGCATACACCGCGTATTTGGTTAACTTAA